A stretch of the Porifericola rhodea genome encodes the following:
- the bshB1 gene encoding bacillithiol biosynthesis deacetylase BshB1, with translation MKLDILVITVHPDDAELGCGGTIASHVAMGKKVGIVDLTRGEMGTRGTVEIREQEANAASKVLGVSVRENLGMADGFFANDREHQLQLIRAIRKYQPDLVIANAIKDRHPDHGRAALLAKDACFLSGLRMIETKDEGKSQESWRPKQVWHMVQSMYITPDVVVDVSAHWETKMEAIRCFKSQFDASEGDDPGTFLTTPLFMKFVEARGQEYGHAIGVAYGEGFTNDKQLGVESLYDFKL, from the coding sequence ATGAAATTGGATATACTGGTCATTACCGTTCACCCGGATGATGCAGAATTAGGATGTGGAGGTACTATTGCCTCTCATGTAGCTATGGGAAAAAAAGTAGGTATAGTAGATTTAACACGGGGTGAAATGGGTACCCGAGGTACCGTAGAAATTCGTGAGCAGGAAGCCAACGCAGCCTCTAAAGTTTTAGGCGTCAGCGTAAGGGAGAACTTGGGTATGGCTGATGGTTTTTTCGCAAATGATAGGGAACACCAGCTACAGCTCATTAGAGCAATTAGAAAATATCAGCCCGACCTGGTTATAGCAAATGCTATCAAAGATCGTCACCCAGACCATGGTAGAGCGGCCCTCTTAGCTAAAGACGCATGTTTTCTTTCCGGTCTTAGAATGATTGAAACCAAGGACGAAGGAAAAAGTCAGGAAAGCTGGCGTCCTAAACAAGTGTGGCACATGGTACAAAGCATGTATATCACTCCAGATGTAGTGGTGGATGTATCCGCGCACTGGGAGACTAAAATGGAAGCTATCCGCTGTTTCAAATCTCAATTTGATGCTTCTGAAGGTGATGATCCTGGTACTTTTCTTACTACGCCTCTCTTTATGAAATTTGTAGAGGCGCGCGGTCAGGAGTACGGACATGCGATAGGTGTAGCTTATGGTGAAGGTTTTACCAATGATAAGCAATTAGGGGTAGAGTCTTTATACGATTTTAAACTTTAA